A genome region from Aurantiacibacter sp. MUD61 includes the following:
- a CDS encoding M23 family metallopeptidase, producing MFKDRESEHDGAPGGDYPPAQLSQGQVLAVAGASTRRRIPRGSGLGSRWQGWRDRVSQKLASADLAPDLADDIGSRRWLRGVFTLVGLSAVALAAWPGFSSVEAAPSMQIDDAVRDEFRSQMIMPLALGADSGRRMGATFAVAELEGAPERPRLDLVATLTQGDGFDRMLRRAGVSADEAGYIATMIQGAIPVDDIEPGTQVDITLGRRASPDMPRPVDALSFRARFDLQLNVTRRDGRLVLDPRPIMVDATPLRVRGTVGDSLYRSARSLGAPPSAVQEFLRTIGREYDLDREISSGDEFDMIVDYRRAATGEIEVGDLLYAAIIREDRPRVQLMRFGREGRFYSAAGEGAQQDGLVRPVAGAVSSRYGMRRHPILGYRRMHSGVDFRAGHGTPIYAATDGTVNYAGRNGGYGNFVRIRHAGGLSTGYAHMSRIAVRNGESVTRGQVIGYVGSTGLSTGPHLHYEMYRNGQKIDPLTVRFVTRERLTGSQLANFREQLVRLQMVEAGAALSELPPDPSMADEPVREIDRIENRQRVN from the coding sequence TGGCAGGGGTGGCGTGATCGCGTTTCGCAGAAGCTCGCATCGGCAGACCTCGCTCCTGATCTCGCAGATGATATCGGTTCGCGTCGCTGGCTGCGCGGAGTTTTTACTCTTGTGGGGCTCTCAGCCGTGGCGCTCGCCGCGTGGCCGGGTTTCTCGAGTGTCGAGGCCGCACCCTCGATGCAGATCGACGACGCCGTACGCGATGAATTCCGCAGCCAGATGATCATGCCGCTGGCGCTGGGCGCCGATAGCGGCCGCCGTATGGGCGCGACTTTTGCGGTTGCAGAACTTGAAGGCGCGCCCGAACGCCCACGCCTCGATCTGGTTGCCACGCTGACCCAAGGTGACGGATTCGACCGCATGCTGCGCCGCGCAGGCGTGAGTGCGGATGAGGCGGGCTACATTGCCACGATGATCCAAGGCGCCATCCCGGTCGATGATATCGAGCCTGGGACGCAAGTCGACATTACGCTGGGCCGCCGCGCATCTCCCGACATGCCCCGCCCCGTCGATGCCCTTTCTTTCCGCGCGCGCTTCGATCTGCAGCTGAATGTGACGCGCCGCGACGGCCGGCTTGTGCTCGATCCGCGACCGATCATGGTCGATGCAACGCCGCTGCGCGTGCGCGGCACTGTCGGGGACAGTCTCTATCGTTCGGCCCGTTCGCTGGGCGCTCCGCCGAGCGCAGTGCAGGAATTCCTGCGCACGATCGGCCGCGAATACGATCTCGATCGCGAGATCAGCTCGGGTGACGAGTTCGACATGATCGTCGATTATCGCCGCGCGGCTACCGGTGAGATCGAAGTGGGCGATTTGCTTTACGCCGCGATCATTCGCGAGGATCGTCCGCGCGTCCAGCTCATGCGGTTTGGCCGCGAAGGCCGTTTCTACAGCGCCGCTGGCGAGGGCGCGCAGCAGGATGGTCTCGTCCGGCCGGTGGCAGGTGCTGTTTCCTCCCGCTACGGCATGCGTCGCCATCCGATCCTCGGCTATCGCCGCATGCATTCGGGCGTCGATTTCCGCGCCGGGCACGGCACGCCGATTTATGCCGCTACCGATGGCACCGTGAATTACGCGGGCCGTAACGGTGGCTACGGTAATTTCGTGCGCATCCGCCACGCGGGCGGCCTCTCGACCGGATACGCGCATATGAGCCGCATCGCGGTGCGCAATGGTGAGAGTGTCACGCGCGGACAGGTGATCGGCTATGTCGGTTCGACGGGCCTCTCCACTGGGCCACACCTCCATTACGAAATGTATCGCAACGGGCAGAAGATCGATCCGCTCACCGTCCGCTTCGTCACCCGCGAGCGATTGACCGGATCGCAGCTTGCGAACTTCCGCGAGCAGTTGGTACGCCTGCAAATGGTTGAGGCAGGAGCAGCTCTGTCTGAGCTGCCGCCCGATCCCTCCATGGCGGATGAGCCGGTGCGCGAAATCGACCGGATCGAGAATCGTCAGCGCGTGAATTGA
- the hemB gene encoding porphobilinogen synthase: MSRSYPNIRLRRTRATTWSRAMVRETVLTPSDLIWPLFVTEGNGVEDPVGSLPGVSRWSIDGIAKRAKEAVDLGIPCIALFPNTQADKRSDDGAEAFNPDNLMCRAIKAVKDACGDDIGVLTDVALDPYTSHGQDGLVNDAGYVVNDDTVAVLVDQAINQAEAGADIIAPSDMMDGRVHAIRMALEMGNHHNVQIMAYAAKYASAFYGPFRDAVGSGGRLVGDKKTYQMDPANGDEALAEVALDIAEGADSVMVKPGLAYLDIIWRVKQRFEVPVYAYQVSGEYSLIEAGAAAGVGDRDALLMEKLVGFKRAGCSGVLTYHAPRAAQILGG, encoded by the coding sequence ATGAGCAGAAGCTATCCCAACATCAGGCTCCGCCGCACTCGCGCAACGACATGGAGCCGCGCCATGGTGCGCGAAACCGTGCTGACGCCCTCAGACCTGATCTGGCCGCTGTTCGTCACCGAGGGCAATGGTGTCGAGGATCCCGTCGGCAGCCTGCCCGGCGTATCGCGTTGGTCGATCGATGGCATCGCCAAACGCGCGAAAGAGGCGGTCGATCTCGGCATTCCCTGCATCGCCCTTTTTCCCAACACGCAAGCGGACAAGCGCAGCGATGACGGGGCAGAGGCGTTCAATCCTGACAATCTGATGTGCCGCGCGATCAAGGCGGTTAAGGATGCGTGCGGCGATGATATCGGGGTGCTGACCGATGTCGCGCTCGATCCCTATACCAGCCACGGGCAGGATGGGCTGGTGAACGATGCCGGCTACGTAGTGAACGATGATACGGTCGCGGTGCTGGTCGATCAGGCGATCAACCAGGCGGAGGCTGGCGCGGATATCATCGCCCCGTCGGACATGATGGATGGCCGCGTCCACGCCATCCGCATGGCGCTGGAAATGGGCAATCATCACAATGTCCAGATCATGGCCTATGCCGCCAAATACGCCTCCGCCTTCTATGGCCCATTCCGCGATGCGGTGGGCAGCGGCGGGCGGCTGGTGGGCGACAAGAAAACCTATCAAATGGACCCGGCCAATGGCGATGAGGCGCTGGCCGAAGTCGCGCTCGATATCGCCGAGGGTGCCGACAGTGTGATGGTGAAGCCAGGCCTCGCCTATCTCGACATCATCTGGCGCGTGAAACAGCGCTTCGAAGTGCCCGTCTATGCCTATCAGGTCAGCGGCGAATATTCGCTGATCGAAGCGGGCGCTGCCGCCGGTGTGGGTGACCGCGATGCGCTGCTGATGGAAAAGCTGGTCGGCTTCAAGCGCGCCGGATGTTCGGGCGTATTGACCTATCATGCGCCGCGCGCTGCACAGATCCTCGGAGGCTGA
- a CDS encoding GNAT family N-acetyltransferase: MTDFRHETERLVLRDWREEDWPRFWQLTNTPAVMRWLGDEADEATKAAARERLETYRRKFGHTFWIVERKDDGGHLSGKMLGFCGLKRANVEGTPVFDMPEVGWRLREDAWGKGYAKEAAIASLDLGFGRYGYDEIIALTVEGNAPSWGLMKKLGMQRREEWDYRDDNWPEHLNPTIVYSITAEQWGHRAND, encoded by the coding sequence GTGACGGATTTCAGGCACGAAACCGAGCGGCTGGTGCTGCGTGACTGGCGCGAGGAAGACTGGCCGCGCTTCTGGCAACTCACCAACACGCCCGCGGTCATGCGCTGGCTGGGCGATGAGGCGGATGAAGCCACGAAGGCGGCCGCGCGAGAGCGGTTGGAGACCTATCGCCGCAAATTCGGCCACACTTTCTGGATTGTCGAGCGCAAGGACGATGGGGGACATCTGTCGGGTAAAATGCTCGGTTTTTGCGGCCTCAAACGCGCGAATGTCGAAGGCACACCGGTGTTCGACATGCCTGAAGTGGGCTGGCGGCTGCGCGAAGATGCCTGGGGTAAGGGCTATGCCAAGGAAGCGGCGATCGCCTCGCTCGATCTGGGCTTTGGTCGCTATGGCTACGATGAAATCATCGCCCTTACCGTCGAAGGCAATGCGCCCAGCTGGGGCCTGATGAAAAAGCTCGGCATGCAGCGCCGGGAAGAATGGGATTATCGCGACGATAACTGGCCGGAGCATCTGAATCCGACCATCGTCTATTCGATCACTGCGGAGCAATGGGGGCACCGCGCCAATGACTGA
- a CDS encoding fused MFS/spermidine synthase, with the protein MTDTSAARTSSQRWLFTITILAGSFLLFLVQPMVARMALPRLGGAPNVWNSAMLVYQALLLGGYAYAHIIGRFALKTQGIIHVVVLILGGLTLPLALADLDTPAPGLEALWVPWLFLLTVGPAFFAVSAQAPLIQRWFAAHPDAGNPYPLYAASNLGSFGGLLAYPLLAEPLFSIGQQSLFWAIGYGLLILLVVFAVFARRDVSAPVAELPVETDEEQQQTSWKTIGLWLALSAVPSGLMLSTTTFLTTDIMAMPLLWVIPLGLYLLSFSIAFAEKRTIAAVFVFLAPVVLLVDGSVAMFAAGRADLLAAAASVMLLFVVAVALHSRLYESRPPASQLTKFYLIMSAGGALGGLFTALIAPIVFDWTWEHPLLILGAAALLPLGPWKRLIGDRFSNPRMALILLSVALLIVFNTSLVIFQSSLDDPQLSAGQWAALLGILLLAMIFAARRWSYVIGCFALLLSLGGLANLQFSAEGMRERSYFGIYSLREEPDGDLLLMHGTTIHGVQREGEQASRSPTAYYGPNSGVGRSLLMADTLFGSDARVGVVGLGVGTLACYKQPEQDWTFFEIDPVVLDYSENGEFTYLSDCAPDSPTVIGDARLELEEMPGNSFDILVIDAFSSDAIPLHLLTLEALDIYLRALPEDGLLVMHISNNYIRLEPVLAQLAASRGLTARLLEDEGDSENELFGSNWVALSRDPARIEAVTAEGDWEELESPEGPVWTDDYASILPYLVWKNFL; encoded by the coding sequence ATGACTGACACTTCCGCCGCGCGCACATCGTCGCAGCGCTGGCTTTTCACGATCACGATCTTGGCGGGCAGTTTCCTGCTTTTTCTCGTCCAGCCAATGGTCGCGCGCATGGCGCTGCCGCGCCTGGGCGGAGCGCCCAACGTCTGGAACAGCGCGATGCTGGTCTATCAGGCGTTGCTGCTGGGGGGCTATGCCTATGCCCATATCATCGGGCGGTTCGCGCTGAAGACGCAGGGAATCATTCACGTCGTCGTGCTCATTCTGGGCGGGTTGACCCTGCCACTGGCGCTGGCGGACCTTGATACACCTGCGCCGGGCCTTGAGGCTCTGTGGGTGCCTTGGCTCTTCCTGCTGACCGTGGGCCCGGCCTTTTTCGCGGTGTCGGCGCAGGCTCCGCTGATCCAGCGCTGGTTTGCCGCGCATCCCGATGCCGGAAACCCCTATCCGCTCTACGCCGCGTCCAACCTCGGCAGTTTCGGGGGTTTGCTCGCATATCCACTGCTGGCAGAGCCGCTTTTCTCGATCGGCCAGCAAAGCCTGTTCTGGGCGATTGGTTACGGCCTGCTGATCCTGCTGGTCGTTTTTGCCGTGTTCGCGCGGCGCGATGTGTCCGCGCCCGTCGCTGAGTTACCGGTCGAAACAGATGAGGAGCAGCAGCAGACCAGCTGGAAGACGATTGGCCTCTGGCTCGCGCTTTCTGCCGTTCCATCGGGTCTGATGCTGTCGACCACGACATTCCTCACAACCGACATCATGGCCATGCCGCTGCTGTGGGTGATTCCACTGGGACTGTACCTGCTCAGCTTCTCCATCGCCTTTGCGGAAAAGCGCACGATTGCCGCTGTCTTTGTGTTCCTCGCGCCGGTGGTTCTGCTCGTCGATGGCAGTGTCGCCATGTTTGCGGCGGGGCGCGCGGATCTGCTGGCTGCCGCGGCAAGCGTCATGCTGCTGTTTGTCGTCGCCGTGGCTCTCCATTCGCGCCTTTACGAAAGCCGGCCCCCGGCATCACAGCTCACGAAATTCTACCTGATCATGTCTGCTGGTGGCGCTTTGGGCGGGTTGTTCACTGCCCTGATCGCACCCATCGTGTTCGACTGGACATGGGAGCACCCGCTGCTCATCCTCGGCGCGGCGGCATTGCTGCCACTTGGCCCGTGGAAGCGGCTGATCGGCGACCGCTTCAGCAATCCACGCATGGCGCTGATCCTGCTGTCGGTGGCGTTGCTCATCGTGTTCAACACATCGCTCGTGATTTTCCAGTCGAGCCTCGACGATCCGCAGCTAAGCGCAGGCCAGTGGGCCGCTCTGCTGGGCATTTTGCTGCTCGCCATGATCTTCGCGGCGCGCCGCTGGTCTTATGTAATCGGCTGTTTCGCATTGCTCCTGTCGCTTGGTGGCCTCGCCAATCTGCAATTCAGTGCAGAGGGCATGCGCGAACGCAGCTATTTCGGCATCTACTCGCTGAGAGAGGAGCCCGATGGGGACCTTCTGCTGATGCACGGCACCACGATCCACGGTGTCCAGCGCGAGGGCGAACAGGCGAGTCGCTCGCCCACCGCCTATTATGGCCCGAATTCGGGCGTTGGTCGCTCTCTGCTGATGGCCGACACGCTGTTTGGTAGCGATGCCCGCGTGGGCGTGGTCGGCCTAGGTGTCGGTACGCTCGCTTGCTATAAACAGCCGGAACAGGACTGGACCTTCTTCGAGATCGATCCCGTGGTTCTCGATTATTCGGAGAATGGCGAGTTCACCTATCTCTCCGATTGCGCGCCGGACAGTCCTACCGTCATCGGCGATGCGCGGCTGGAACTCGAGGAGATGCCGGGCAACAGTTTCGACATTCTGGTGATCGACGCCTTCAGTTCGGATGCGATCCCGCTGCACCTGCTGACGCTGGAAGCGCTGGATATCTATCTGCGCGCCCTTCCGGAAGATGGCCTGCTGGTGATGCATATCTCCAACAATTATATCCGGCTCGAACCTGTGTTGGCTCAGCTCGCGGCCTCGCGCGGCCTCACCGCACGCCTGCTGGAAGATGAAGGCGATTCGGAAAACGAGCTTTTCGGATCAAACTGGGTCGCCCTCTCACGCGATCCGGCAAGGATCGAGGCCGTAACGGCCGAAGGCGATTGGGAAGAGCTCGAATCGCCTGAGGGGCCAGTCTGGACTGACGATTACGCGTCGATCCTGCCCTATCTCGTCTGGAAGAATTTCCTGTGA
- a CDS encoding gamma carbonic anhydrase family protein produces MTDDRFPGATIMEFDGKYPQIADSAFIAPGARIIGDVTIGPEASVWYNCVLRGDIHRIEVGARSNVQDGSVFHVEGPRPDTDGEPTIIGEDCVIGHMAVVHGCQLENRAFVGMGAVAMDGARIAEGGMLGAGTLLSPNKKIGPGEIWIGRPAKYYKTQDEAQIAKIKFQTERYCKLAQRHLAELRRATS; encoded by the coding sequence GTGACCGATGACAGATTTCCCGGCGCCACGATCATGGAATTCGATGGCAAGTATCCGCAGATCGCGGACAGCGCCTTTATCGCGCCTGGCGCGCGCATCATTGGCGATGTGACCATCGGGCCGGAAGCGAGCGTCTGGTACAATTGCGTGCTGCGCGGCGATATTCACCGCATCGAAGTGGGCGCGCGGAGCAATGTGCAGGATGGCAGCGTCTTCCACGTAGAAGGTCCGCGCCCCGATACCGATGGCGAGCCCACGATCATCGGCGAGGATTGCGTGATCGGACACATGGCGGTTGTTCACGGCTGCCAGCTGGAAAACCGCGCCTTTGTGGGCATGGGCGCTGTCGCGATGGATGGTGCGCGCATTGCGGAAGGCGGAATGCTGGGCGCAGGAACTTTGCTCAGCCCGAACAAGAAAATCGGCCCGGGTGAAATCTGGATCGGCCGCCCGGCGAAATATTACAAGACGCAAGACGAAGCGCAGATCGCAAAGATCAAATTTCAAACCGAGCGGTACTGCAAGCTCGCCCAACGGCATCTGGCTGAGTTGCGCCGCGCGACTTCATAG